The proteins below come from a single Asanoa ferruginea genomic window:
- a CDS encoding NYN domain-containing protein yields MSAAGGLDRVRAALYLDFDNVFTGLIRQDPDVAMQFAEDPGGWASQLATALPVNGPRRWLILRCYMNPSGWVPHPDADSGTPRLYFSKFRPFFTNAGFEVIDCPRLTHTKNAADIRIVVDALDALHDTACDEFVILSGDSDMTPLLVRLRRADRRTTVVSPLDAAEAFTSVADRLIGSEQLLELIQGEPVEADDDASAPEPTDHAGLAPVDAEKPSLEADEAMRRFADIVSGRYAATTAPINLAGFAAELRRTLGSIVDETNWFGHGGFVRTLESLDLPGAMFSQHFLWHADRHVAPASAQAAGPGVDLPEPVARLSKLLGIPRLSSETWSSIYPVLAEYASNHRFNLTEATRWSRDRLAAEGVDVRRNALAFVVRGATFGGCPLYRQPPPNDQEIRDAFVNNVLSRADAADVSLTDDETTAVRTWFAPPA; encoded by the coding sequence ATGAGCGCGGCGGGTGGCCTGGATCGCGTGCGGGCGGCGCTCTATCTGGATTTCGACAACGTCTTCACCGGGCTGATTCGGCAGGATCCAGACGTCGCGATGCAGTTCGCGGAGGATCCGGGCGGCTGGGCGTCGCAGTTGGCCACCGCGCTGCCGGTCAACGGTCCGCGCCGCTGGCTCATCCTGCGGTGCTATATGAACCCGTCCGGCTGGGTGCCGCATCCCGATGCCGACTCCGGCACGCCGCGGTTGTATTTCTCGAAGTTCCGGCCGTTCTTCACGAACGCGGGCTTCGAGGTGATCGACTGCCCGCGGTTGACGCACACCAAGAACGCCGCCGATATCCGCATCGTGGTGGACGCGCTCGACGCGTTGCACGACACCGCGTGCGACGAGTTCGTCATCCTCTCCGGCGACTCGGACATGACTCCGCTGTTGGTGCGCCTGCGGCGCGCCGATCGGCGCACCACCGTGGTGTCGCCGCTGGACGCCGCCGAAGCGTTCACCTCGGTCGCGGACCGGTTGATCGGCAGCGAGCAACTGTTGGAACTGATCCAGGGCGAGCCGGTCGAGGCCGACGATGACGCCTCGGCGCCAGAACCTACCGACCACGCCGGCCTGGCACCCGTCGACGCGGAGAAGCCGAGCCTCGAGGCAGACGAAGCGATGCGACGATTCGCCGACATCGTTTCGGGCCGATACGCCGCGACGACCGCCCCGATCAACCTGGCCGGATTTGCCGCCGAACTGCGCCGCACGCTCGGCTCCATAGTGGACGAGACAAACTGGTTCGGTCATGGCGGCTTCGTCCGCACGCTGGAGAGCCTCGACCTGCCCGGGGCGATGTTCTCCCAGCATTTCCTCTGGCACGCCGACCGACACGTCGCGCCGGCCTCCGCGCAGGCGGCCGGGCCCGGAGTCGACCTGCCCGAGCCGGTGGCCCGCTTGTCCAAGCTGCTCGGAATTCCCCGACTGAGCTCGGAAACGTGGTCTTCGATCTATCCGGTGCTGGCCGAATACGCCTCGAATCACCGGTTCAACCTCACCGAGGCCACTCGATGGTCACGCGACCGGCTAGCCGCGGAGGGCGTGGATGTGAGGCGCAACGCGCTTGCGTTCGTCGTCCGCGGCGCGACGTTCGGCGGGTGCCCTCTCTACCGGCAGCCACCTCCCAACGACCAGGAAATCCGGGACGCCTTCGTCAACAACGTGCTCAGCCGCGCCGACGCGGCAGATGTCAGCCTCACCGACGACGAGACGACCGCCGTGCGGACCTGGTTCGCGCCGCCCGCCTGA